In Glycine max cultivar Williams 82 chromosome 7, Glycine_max_v4.0, whole genome shotgun sequence, a single window of DNA contains:
- the LOC100818822 gene encoding alpha,alpha-trehalose-phosphate synthase [UDP-forming] 6, which translates to MVSKSYSNLLELASGEAPSFGYMNRRIPRIMTVAGLISDVDDDPVESVCSDPSSSTAHRDRIIMVANQLPIRAQRRPDGNRSCWSFEWDENALLQLKDGLGDDDIEVIYVGCLKEEVHPSEQDEVSQTLLETFKCIPTFLPADQFTKYYHGFCKQQLWPLFHYMLPLSPELGGRFNRSLWQAYVSVNKIFADRIMEVINPEDDYVWIHDYHLMVLPTFLRKRFNRVKLGFFLHSPFPSSEIYKTLPVREEILRALLNSDLIGFHTFDYARHFLSCCSRMLGLTYESKRGYIGIEYYGRTVSIKILPVGIHLGQLQSVLRMPQTEEKVCELIRQFSDKGRTLLLGVDDMDIFKGISLKLLAMEQLLIQHPEYREKVVLVQIANPARGRGKDVKEVQAETKATVKRINETFGKPGFDPVILIEEPLKFYERVAYYVVAECCLVTAVRDGMNLIPYEYIISRQGNEMLDAVLGLASSPKKKSMLVVSEFIGCSPSLSGAIRVNPWNIDAVADAMDSALEMADSEKELRHEKHYRYVSTHDVGYWARSFLQDLERTCSDHVRRRWWGIGFGLSFRVVALDPNFKKLSMEHIVSAYKRTATRAILLDYDGTLMPQSSTIDKSPSSKSIEILSSLCRDKNNMVFLVSARSRKMLSEWFSPCENLGVAAEHGYFLRMKRDEEWETHVAATDTSWKQIAEPVMKLYTETTDGSTIEDKETALVWCYEDADPDFGSCQAKELLDHLESVLANEPVTVKSDQNNVEVKPQGVSKGLVATRLLSAMQEKGMCPDFVLCIGDDRSDEDMFEVITSSMGGLIAPKAEVFACTVCRKPSKAKYYLDDTTEIVRLLQGLACVSEQIDK; encoded by the exons ATGGTATCAAAATCCTATTCAAACCTATTGGAGTTGGCCTCTGGGGAGGCTCCATCATTTGGGTACATGAACAGGAGAATTCCAAGGATTATGACTGTGGCTGGGTTGATAtctgatgttgatgatgacCCAGTGGAGAGTGTGTGCTCTGATCCGTCGTCGTCGACAGCGCACCGAGACCGGATAATCATGGTGGCTAATCAGCTTCCCATAAGGGCCCAGAGGAGGCCAGATGGGAATAGGAGTTGTTGGTCTTTCGAGTGGGATGAGAATGCACTTCTTCAGCTGAAAGATGGGTTAGGGGATGATGATATTGAGGTTATTTATGTTGGATGCCTTAAGGAGGAGGTGCATCCAAGCGAACAAGATGAGGTTTCACAGACACTTCTTGAGACCTTCAAGTGTATCCCAACTTTTCTCCCAGCTGACCAGTTTACTAAGTACTATCATGGTTTTTGCAAGCAGCAGTTGTGGCCACTGTTTCATTACATGTTGCCCTTGTCACCAGAGCTTGGTGGCAGGTTTAATAGGTCACTGTGGCAGGCTTATGTGTCAGTCAATAAAATTTTTGCAGATAGGATTATGGAAGTTATTAACCCTGAAGATGATTATGTGTGGATACATGATTATCATCTGATGGTGTTGCCAACTTTCTTGAGGAAGAGATTCAACAGGGTGAAACTGGGGTTCTTCCTTCACAGTCCATTCCCTTCATCAGAAATATATAAGACATTGCCTGTTAGGGAAGAGATCCTGAGAGCCCTCCTTAATTCGGATTTGATCGGCTTCCACACTTTCGATTATGCGCGGCATTTCCTCTCCTGTTGTAGCCGGATGCTCGGCCTTACCTATGAATCCAAGCGAGGTTATATTGGGATTGAGTACTATGGTAGGACTGTTAGTATCAAAATTCTTCCTGTTGGTATTCACTTGGGTCAGCTTCAATCAGTTTTGAGGATGCCTCAGACTGAAGAAAAAGTTTGCGAGCTCATTAGACAGTTTTCTGATAAAGGAAGGACATTGTTGCTTGGGGTGGATGACATGGATATTTTCAAGGGAATAAGTTTGAAGTTGTTGGCCATGGAACAGCTTCTCATTCAGCACCCTGAGTATCGGGAAAAGGTAGTGCTGGTCCAGATAGCAAATCCTGCGAGGGGGCGAGGGAAAGATGTGAAAGAAGTGCAAGCCGAGACGAAGGCCACAGTGAAACGGATAAACGAAACATTTGGGAAACCCGGGTTTGATCCTGTCATTCTGATTGAGGAGCCTCTCAAGTTTTATGAGAGAGTTGCTTACTATGTTGTTGCGGAGTGTTGTTTAGTCACTGCGGTAAGGGATGGAATGAATCTCATACCGTATGAATATATCATTAGTCGTCAAGGAAATGAAATGTTGGATGCAGTTTTGGGTCTAGCTTCCTCCCCTAAGAAGAAAAGCATGTTAGTTGTGTCTGAATTCATTGGCTGTTCCCCATCTTTAAGTGGGGCAATCAGAGTGAACCCTTGGAATATTGATGCTGTAGCAGATGCAATGGACTCTGCGCTGGAAATGGCTGATTCGGAGAAAGAGCTTAGACATGAAAAGCATTATAGATATGTTAGTACTCATGATGTTGGGTACTGGGCTCGAAGCTTCTTGCAAGATTTGGAAAGGACTTGTAGTGATCATGTGCGACGAAGGTGGTGGGGGATTGGTTTTGGATTAAGCTTTAGAGTTGTTGCACTTGATCCAAACTTCAAGAAGCTCTCAATGGAGCACATAGTTTCAGCTTACAAGCGGACGGCAACTAGAGCAATCCTTCTTGACTATGATGGTACACTAATGCCTCAATCATCCACCATTGATAAGAGTCCAAGCAgtaaatccattgaaattcttAGTAGTTTGTGTAGAGATAAGAACAACATGGTTTTCCTTGTTAGTGCTAGAAGCCGAAAGATGCTTTCCGAATGGTTTTCTCCTTGTGAGAATCTGGGAGTTGCAGCTGAGCATGGTTACTTTCTAAG AATGAAACGAGATGAAGAGTGGGAAACACATGTTGCAGCAACAGACACTAGTTGGAAACAAATTGCAGAACCTGTAATGAAACTTTACACTGAAACAACTGATGGATCCACCATTGAAGACAAGGAGACTGCACTTGTTTGGTGCTATGAGGATGCAGATCCAGACTTTGGATCGTGCCAAGCTAAGGAACTCCTTGATCATCTTGAGAGTGTGCTTGCAAATGAACCAGTAACAGTCAAGAGTGACCAGAACAATGTAGAGGTTAAACCACAG GGTGTGAGCAAGGGACTAGTGGCCACACGCCTACTTTCTGCCATGCAAGAAAAGGGGATGTGCCctgattttgttttgtgtatagGAGATGACAGGTCTGATGAAGACATGTTTGAGGTAATTACCAGTTCAATGGGCGGTCTGATCGCTCCAAAGGCCGAGGTATTTGCATGCACGGTTTGTCGAAAACCCAGTAAGGCTAAGTACTACCTGGATGATACAACTGAAATAGTGAGATTGCTTCAGGGCTTAGCCTGTGTTTCAGAACAGATAGACAAAtag